The Alnus glutinosa chromosome 7, dhAlnGlut1.1, whole genome shotgun sequence genome includes a region encoding these proteins:
- the LOC133873103 gene encoding geraniol 8-hydroxylase-like, protein METEILLLCITLFFFFLLRRLLLKSHFKKLPPGPTGLPIIGNLLQLGPSPHESLSQMAKLYGPLMSLRLGSVTTIVASSPDAAKEILHTHDQNFANRPVPDSVAAQPNPEDTLAWVPGDHRWRNRRRICSTQMFTAQRLDFLQHLRHRKVHQLLAHMEKHCHAGTPVDIGSLAFATTLNLMSNTIFSVDIVDPDYVAAQEFKELVWRIMEDAGKANVSDYFPMLKRFDLQGVRRHVQASYLRLHEIFDEIIEERLKVRVSDESTGHGDFLDVLLDRCQEDGSDFTVENIKPLILDLFIAGSDTSGSTTEWAMAELLHNPETLQKARKELLEVIGPEREIKESDIDRLSYIHAIVKETLRLHPPVPLLLPYLAENNAEVCGYTIYKENQVLINAWSISRDPQYWTDPLSFKPERFLGSNVDFKGRDFEYIPFGAGRRICPGLPLAHRMVNLMLASILHAFNWKLPNGITPENLDMTEQYGITLKKAVSLCAIPYIEGKKE, encoded by the exons ATGGAAACCGAAATCCTCCTGTTGTGCAttaccctcttcttcttcttcctcctccggCGGTTGCTCCTTAAATCTCACTTCAAAAAGCTCCCACCCGGCCCAACCGGTCTCCCAATCATTGGCAATCTCCTCCAACTAGGCCCCAGCCCCCATGAGTCCCTCTCCCAGATGGCCAAGCTCTACGGCCCCCTCATGTCCCTCCGCTTAGGCTCCGTCACCACCATCGTCGCCTCCTCCCCGGACGCCGCCAAAGAAATCCTCCACACCCACGACCAAAACTTCGCCAACCGCCCCGTCCCCGACTCCGTCGCTGCTCAGCCCAACCCCGAAGACACCCTAGCCTGGGTCCCCGGAGACCACCGCTGGCGCAACCGCAGGCGCATATGCAGCACCCAAATGTTCACAGCTCAGCGCCTTGACTTCCTCCAACACCTCCGCCACCGAAAGGTCCACCAACTCCTCGCCCACATGGAAAAGCACTGCCACGCCGGCACGCCAGTCGATATAGGCTCGCTTGCCTTCGCCACCACGTTGAATCTAATGTCCAACACGATCTTCTCCGTCGACATAGTCGACCCGGACTACGTGGCGGCTCAGGAATTCAAAGAGCTGGTTTGGAGGATCATGGAGGACGCCGGGAAGGCCAACGTTTCGGACTATTTTCCGATGCTGAAGAGGTTCGATTTACAGGGAGTGAGGCGGCATGTGCAGGCTTCGTATCTGAGGCTGCATGAGATATTTGATGAGATAATAGAAGAGCGATTGAAAGTACGAGTGTCAGATGAGAGCACGGGGCATGGTGATTTCTTGGACGTACTTCTTGATCGGTGCCAAGAAGATGGGTCCGACTTCACTGTTGAAAACATCAAGCCCCTGATTCTG GATTTGTTTATCGCCGGAAGTGATACATCCGGATCGACCACAGAATGGGCAATGGCAGAGCTTCTGCATAACCCTGAAACACTACAAAAGGCACGAAAGGAACTTCTGGAAGTGATTGGTCCAGAAAGGGAGATTAAAGAATCAGACATCGATCGACTTTCATACATCCATGCAATTGTGAAGGAAACCTTGCGCCTTCACCCGCCCGTTCCCCTTCTCTTGCCTTACCTTGCTGAAAACAATGCAGAAGTGTGCGGTTACACCAtttacaaagaaaaccaagttCTAATAAATGCATGGTCTATCAGCAGAGATCCTCAGTACTGGACTGATCCGTTGTCGTTTAAGCCTGAACGGTTCTTGGGATCCAACGTTGATTTCAAGGGCCGAGATTTCGAGTATATACCATTTGGCGCTGGCCGGAGGATTTGCCCGGGCTTGCCGCTGGCTCATAGAATGGTTAACTTGATGCTCGCTTCCATTTTGCATGCATTCAACTGGAAGCTTCCCAATGGAATCACCCCGGAGAACCTTGACATGACTGAGCAATATGGAATCACGTTGAAGAAGGCTGTTTCTCTATGTGCCATTCCCTacatagaaggaaaaaaagaataa
- the LOC133873011 gene encoding G2/mitotic-specific cyclin S13-7-like, with amino-acid sequence MASRPIVPRQHRGEAVVGGGGDQQQKKNGAAEARNRRALGDIGNLVTVRGIEGKPNRPITRSFCAQLLANAQAAAAAENNKKQVCVNVDGAPLLLDGVAARKRAGAPKPPQKKVIVKPKPEEVVEISPDTQENDAKAKQENPENKKKDGEVTAKKKAAAFTSVLTARSKAACGLTNKPKEQIVDIDAGDIGNDLAAVEYVEDIYKFYKLIEHESRPHDYMESQPEINESMRAILVDWLVDVHRKFDLSVETLYLTINIIDRFLAIKSVPRRELQLVGISAMLMASKYEEIWPPEVNDFVHLSDNAYSHEQILVMEKIILGKLEWTLTVPTPYVFLARFIKASMGDQELESMVYFLAELGVMHYATIIYCPSMIAASAVYAARCTLKKTPTWNETLRLHTGFSEPQLMDCAKLMVSFHSMAAKSKLQSVYRKYSNPERKAVALLPPAKSLLPSAALMKTTV; translated from the exons ATGGCTTCAAGGCCCATTGTTCCACGACAACACAGAG GTGAGGCAGTAGTTGGAGGAGGAGGTGATCAGCAGCAGAAGAAGAATGGTGCGGCAGAAGCAAGAAACCGGAGAGCACTCGGGGATATTGGGAATCTGGTCACCGTCCGGGGAATCGAGGGCAAGCCTAATCGTCCAATCACAAGGAGTTTCTGCGCTCAACTACTCGCAAATGCTCAAGCCGCAGCGGCTGCTGAAAACAACAAG AAACAAGTTTGTGTTAATGTGGATGGAGCCCCTCTTCTTCTAGATGGAGTTGCTGCCCGGAAAAGAGCCGGTGCACCAAAGCCACCTCAGAAGAAAGTTATTGTCAAGCCGAAGCCGGAGGAAGTGGTTGAGATAAGCCCAGACACCCAGGAGAATGATGCTAAGGCTAAGCAAGAAAATCccgaaaacaagaaaaaggatGGAGAAGTGACGGCCAAGAAGAAAGCAGCCGCTTTTACTTCAGTACTCACTGCTCGAAGCAAG GCTGCTTGTGGTTTGACTAACAAACCAAAGGAGCAGATTGTAGATATTGATGCAGGGGACATAGGCAATGACTTGGCTGCTGTGGAATACGTTGAGGACatctataaattttataaactaattGAG CATGAGAGTCGCCCTCATGACTATATGGAATCGCAGCCGGAGATTAACGAAAGTATGAGGGCAATTCTGGTGGATTGGCTGGTGGATGTCCATAGGAAGTTTGATCTTTCGGTAGAAACTCTTTATCTGACCATCAATATAATAGACCGCTTCCTCGCAATCAAGTCAGTGCCAAGGAGGGAATTGCAGTTGGTGGGCATCAGTGCAATGCTCATGGCCTCCAAGTATGAAGAAATCTGGCCCCCTGAG GTCAATGACTTTGTACACCTTTCAGACAATGCTTATAGTCATGAACAGATTCTGGTGATGGAGAAAATTATACTGGGCAAGCTGGAATGGACCTTGACTGTTCCTACACCATATGTTTTCCTCGCTCGTTTCATCAAGGCATCTATGGGAGATCAGGAA CTGGAAAGCATGGTGTATTTTCTGGCAGAGTTGGGTGTGATGCATTATGCGACCATAATATATTGCCCATCAATGATTGCTGCCTCGGCAGTCTATGCTGCTCGTTGCACTCTAAAGAAGACACCTACTTGGAACGAGACACTTAGGCTTCATACTGGCTTCTCTGAACCACAATTAAT GGATTGTGCTAAACTAATGGTGAGCTTCCACTCAATGGCTGCCAAGAGCAAGCTTCAGTCTGTGTACAGAAAGTACTCAAATCCTGAGCGGAAAGCTGTGGCGCTGCTTCCGCCGGCCAAATCTCTCTTGCCATCGGCTGCCTTGATGAAGACCACAGTTTAA